A region from the Lentimonas sp. CC4 genome encodes:
- a CDS encoding DUF3568 family protein — MKAKAIILSLLTLTVVLFSGCTTPVAIDPMTGQQQTAKYKGGYFYAPIADDADAVFLTAIRAMDDMGLLRTAELHKNDYIMIYARMVGDKEVVVRIKQIAAGESQIRIRVGTLGDLPQSQVIYAKIRDEM, encoded by the coding sequence ATGAAAGCGAAAGCAATAATCCTCTCTCTTCTAACACTCACCGTAGTCCTCTTTTCAGGCTGCACGACCCCCGTCGCAATCGATCCGATGACAGGGCAACAGCAGACTGCCAAATACAAGGGAGGCTACTTCTACGCGCCGATCGCCGATGACGCAGACGCCGTATTCCTAACTGCAATTCGTGCAATGGATGACATGGGGCTCCTTCGCACTGCCGAGCTCCACAAGAATGACTACATCATGATCTACGCACGTATGGTCGGTGACAAAGAAGTCGTCGTTCGTATCAAGCAAATCGCAGCTGGCGAGTCTCAGATCCGTATTCGCGTTGGCACTCTAGGTGACCTACCACAGTCACAAGTCATCTACGCGAAAATTCGCGACGAGATGTAA
- a CDS encoding adenosine kinase, producing the protein MNAPFTIIGVGSPIVDAIAQVENSFIEQIDGDKGGMVLVDATGINKLLEALPAQPVKAPGGSAGNTLFALARMGSQTSFLGKTGNCSEGEFYREQFAKLGGDCARFKIGNVPNGQCVSLVTPDGERTMRTNLGAAMTLAPEEISAADFAGCNHAHIEGYLLFNEALMMRVLESANEAGCTISLDLASFEVVNATSEILPDILKNYVDIVFANEEEAEAFTGIKGDYPAMAKKLSRYCDIAAVKVGAHGSYIAHAGTITKIEPMHAAKVVDTTGAGDLWAAGFLHGWSQGQSLFKAAKAGSILGAAVVQVQGSVLPPHVWDDIMSAIHA; encoded by the coding sequence ATGAATGCACCATTTACCATTATAGGCGTCGGCAGCCCCATCGTCGATGCAATCGCCCAAGTAGAGAACAGCTTCATAGAGCAAATCGATGGCGATAAGGGCGGCATGGTGCTCGTCGATGCCACAGGAATTAACAAACTACTGGAAGCACTCCCCGCTCAACCCGTCAAAGCTCCAGGCGGCTCAGCCGGCAACACCCTCTTTGCGCTCGCTCGCATGGGCAGCCAAACCAGCTTTCTCGGCAAAACAGGCAACTGCTCCGAAGGTGAGTTCTATCGCGAACAATTCGCTAAGCTCGGCGGCGATTGCGCACGCTTCAAGATCGGAAATGTGCCCAACGGTCAATGCGTCTCCCTCGTCACACCTGATGGCGAACGCACGATGCGCACCAATCTCGGTGCAGCCATGACACTCGCCCCCGAAGAAATTTCGGCCGCCGACTTTGCAGGCTGCAATCACGCCCACATCGAAGGTTACCTCCTCTTTAATGAAGCGCTCATGATGCGCGTGCTCGAATCGGCTAACGAAGCAGGCTGCACCATCAGCCTCGACCTCGCCTCTTTCGAAGTCGTCAACGCCACCAGCGAAATCCTCCCAGATATCTTAAAGAACTACGTCGACATCGTCTTTGCCAACGAAGAAGAAGCCGAAGCCTTCACCGGTATCAAAGGCGATTACCCTGCAATGGCTAAAAAGCTCTCCAGATACTGCGACATCGCAGCAGTCAAAGTCGGCGCACATGGTTCCTACATCGCCCACGCCGGCACCATCACCAAAATCGAGCCAATGCATGCAGCCAAAGTGGTCGATACCACAGGCGCTGGCGATCTCTGGGCGGCTGGATTCCTACACGGATGGTCACAAGGTCAGTCCCTCTTTAAAGCCGCAAAGGCAGGCTCCATTCTCGGAGCCGCCGTCGTCCAAGTCCAAGGCAGCGTCCTTCCGCCGCATGTCTGGGATGACATCATGAGCGCCATCCACGCATAA